In Zobellia roscoffensis, the following are encoded in one genomic region:
- a CDS encoding response regulator, with the protein MKNIPKICIIDDDYIYRYTVVKKMETMHLPVKTLAFEDGEMALDFILKNLNIDSELPDVIFLDVDMPIMDGFQFIKEFSKIENQLNKKIRIYMISSSLDPVDIERAERTHFIADYFVKPIKTEQIESVFLNL; encoded by the coding sequence ATGAAAAACATTCCTAAAATATGTATTATAGATGATGATTACATCTATCGTTATACAGTTGTAAAAAAAATGGAAACCATGCATTTACCTGTTAAAACGTTGGCTTTTGAGGATGGTGAAATGGCCTTAGACTTTATATTAAAGAATCTTAATATTGATTCTGAATTACCTGATGTTATCTTTCTAGATGTTGATATGCCTATTATGGATGGCTTTCAATTTATAAAAGAGTTCTCAAAAATTGAAAATCAATTAAATAAGAAAATACGTATTTATATGATATCCTCTTCTTTGGACCCCGTAGATATTGAAAGAGCTGAACGAACACACTTTATTGCAGACTACTTTGTAAAGCCCATAAAAACAGAACAAATAGAATCTGTTTTTCTAAATCTCTAA
- a CDS encoding Gfo/Idh/MocA family oxidoreductase: protein MSREKLNIAIVGLGFGAEFIPIYKKHPYANLVAVCQRNEEKLIQLADTFGIEKRFTSYEELLKDPDIDAVHINTPIPDHGRQSIQALKAGKHVACTVPMATTLEECEQIVRLTEESGLTYMMMETVVYAREFLFMKELYESGELGKIQFLKASHQQDMDGWPNYWPGLPPMHYATHCVGPVLALNRAEAEYVSCFGSGTIREDLIPHYSSPFAVETTHIKFRNSDLSAQVYRSLFDVARQYRESFEVYGSKKSVEWPLIEGEPLVVHTAKKPEPEIPEEIESPDFAKLLPKEIQHFTTQGVYDSEEHQHLSFTQGAGHGGSHPHLVHEFVNALIEKKAPYPNARQSANITCVGILAHESALKGGELIKLPDFTLEN, encoded by the coding sequence ATGAGTAGAGAAAAATTAAATATAGCCATTGTCGGGCTTGGTTTTGGAGCTGAGTTCATTCCTATTTATAAAAAGCATCCGTATGCAAATTTGGTAGCGGTATGTCAGCGTAACGAAGAAAAGTTAATTCAGCTTGCAGATACTTTTGGAATTGAAAAACGCTTTACTTCGTATGAAGAACTACTGAAGGACCCGGATATAGATGCGGTTCATATCAACACACCCATACCTGATCACGGCAGGCAATCTATTCAGGCTTTAAAAGCGGGTAAACATGTGGCATGTACTGTACCTATGGCTACAACTTTAGAGGAGTGTGAGCAAATAGTTCGTTTAACGGAAGAAAGCGGTCTAACCTATATGATGATGGAAACCGTGGTATATGCCAGGGAGTTTTTATTCATGAAAGAGTTATATGAAAGTGGTGAACTAGGTAAAATTCAATTTCTAAAAGCTAGTCACCAGCAAGATATGGATGGTTGGCCCAACTACTGGCCGGGGCTTCCGCCTATGCACTACGCTACTCACTGCGTTGGTCCGGTTTTAGCCTTAAATAGGGCCGAGGCAGAATATGTGTCCTGTTTTGGTTCTGGTACTATTCGTGAGGATTTGATACCCCATTACAGCTCACCTTTTGCCGTGGAAACCACTCATATCAAATTTAGAAACTCGGATTTGAGTGCTCAGGTATACCGTTCACTTTTTGATGTAGCACGTCAGTACAGGGAAAGTTTTGAAGTGTACGGTTCTAAAAAATCCGTAGAATGGCCACTTATTGAAGGTGAACCCCTAGTAGTGCACACCGCAAAAAAACCGGAACCGGAAATTCCTGAGGAGATAGAAAGTCCTGATTTCGCAAAATTGTTACCAAAAGAAATTCAGCATTTCACCACCCAAGGGGTTTATGATTCCGAAGAACATCAACACCTTAGTTTTACACAGGGAGCGGGCCATGGAGGCTCACATCCACATTTGGTGCATGAATTTGTAAATGCCCTAATAGAGAAAAAAGCACCCTACCCAAATGCAAGGCAATCGGCAAATATTACTTGTGTTGGTATTTTGGCACATGAATCGGCATTAAAAGGAGGTGAGCTTATAAAACTACCGGATTTCACTCTTGAAAATTAA
- a CDS encoding AraC family transcriptional regulator, whose protein sequence is MKTALRKSPIPKTHAFVVQKLKQPIFDPNWHFHPEYQLFMVLNGKGTRFIGDHVEQFQEGDITFTGPNLPHLWKSDMDQPDQKIKAEGIVVYFDHDFISAPLLHKEEYIRLRQLFKKSLRGFKVVGATAKSLRKKIADLPTLEGFDSVLGLLQILNILAKTEDLNLLASSGYTNTLREGDTERMNRVYAHVMKHFKRKLPISEMAQLTNMTPTSFSRYFKTHANKTFSEFVSEIRIGHACKLLIDKKMNPSQACYQSGFRTLSNFNRQFKIATSITPSAYKQRYRMN, encoded by the coding sequence ATGAAAACCGCCCTCAGAAAATCGCCTATCCCCAAGACTCACGCATTTGTGGTGCAAAAGTTAAAACAACCCATTTTTGACCCTAATTGGCATTTTCACCCTGAATACCAATTATTTATGGTATTAAATGGAAAAGGGACTCGGTTTATTGGTGACCATGTAGAACAATTTCAAGAAGGAGATATCACCTTCACCGGACCAAATCTGCCCCATTTATGGAAAAGTGACATGGACCAACCAGACCAAAAAATAAAAGCGGAGGGCATTGTAGTTTACTTTGATCATGATTTTATAAGTGCGCCATTGTTACACAAAGAAGAATACATTAGATTAAGGCAACTATTTAAAAAAAGCTTACGCGGATTTAAAGTAGTGGGAGCAACAGCAAAATCACTTCGAAAAAAAATAGCCGATCTACCCACTTTAGAAGGGTTCGATTCTGTATTGGGCCTATTACAAATTCTAAATATTCTAGCTAAGACCGAAGACCTTAACCTACTTGCAAGTTCTGGCTATACAAATACTTTGCGAGAAGGAGATACGGAACGTATGAACCGGGTATACGCTCATGTAATGAAGCATTTTAAACGAAAACTACCCATATCTGAAATGGCGCAATTGACCAATATGACACCTACCTCGTTCAGTAGGTATTTTAAAACACATGCAAATAAAACATTTTCTGAATTTGTAAGTGAAATAAGAATAGGGCATGCCTGCAAATTACTTATAGATAAAAAGATGAATCCTTCGCAGGCCTGTTACCAGAGTGGGTTTAGAACATTATCAAACTTTAATAGACAATTTAAAATAGCTACGAGCATTACCCCAAGTGCCTATAAACAGAGGTATAGGATGAATTAA
- a CDS encoding sugar phosphate isomerase/epimerase family protein — MSNTISFGVSTWLWQSPFTSDSISLFPKIKEMGFDTVEIPVEDPARIDGKLVKKALDDNGLCATVCGAFGPTKDFTADDAALHSNSFNYIANCFELCAVLGTNFFAGPMYSAVGKARMVSEEQRKIEWNRAVNNLGKVCKMAEDYGLSIALEPLNRFESDLVNTAKDVMRLVNDINQSNAKVLLDGFHMTIEEKNIREAINLVGDKLIHVQVSENHRGIPGTGLTAWGDFKKGLDDINYKGALVIESFTPEIKELAGAVCIWKNLADSQDQFAVKGIDFLKKTFA, encoded by the coding sequence ATGAGTAATACTATATCTTTTGGGGTAAGTACTTGGTTATGGCAATCACCCTTTACCTCAGATTCTATTTCCCTGTTTCCAAAGATAAAAGAAATGGGTTTTGATACGGTCGAAATACCAGTGGAAGACCCTGCAAGGATAGATGGTAAGCTAGTTAAAAAAGCTTTGGACGATAATGGCCTTTGTGCTACTGTCTGCGGTGCGTTCGGTCCAACAAAAGATTTTACTGCAGACGATGCCGCTTTGCATAGCAACAGTTTCAATTATATAGCCAATTGTTTTGAGCTGTGTGCAGTTTTAGGAACCAATTTTTTTGCAGGGCCAATGTATTCGGCGGTGGGGAAAGCACGCATGGTTTCTGAAGAACAGCGCAAAATAGAATGGAACCGTGCAGTAAACAATTTAGGTAAGGTGTGTAAAATGGCGGAGGATTATGGTCTATCCATTGCTTTGGAGCCCTTAAATCGTTTTGAGTCGGATTTGGTCAATACGGCAAAAGATGTAATGCGGTTGGTCAATGATATTAATCAATCAAATGCAAAGGTTTTACTTGATGGGTTTCACATGACTATTGAGGAGAAGAATATTAGGGAAGCCATTAACTTAGTAGGAGATAAATTAATTCACGTACAGGTATCGGAAAATCATCGGGGCATTCCCGGAACGGGGCTTACAGCGTGGGGCGATTTTAAGAAGGGCCTTGATGACATAAATTATAAAGGGGCACTGGTGATTGAAAGCTTTACGCCGGAAATTAAGGAACTGGCAGGTGCCGTTTGTATCTGGAAAAATTTGGCAGATAGCCAAGACCAGTTTGCTGTTAAAGGCATCGATTTTTTGAAGAAAACATTCGCATAA
- a CDS encoding PVC-type heme-binding CxxCH protein, with protein sequence MGNIKKVFFSFLVMGVLFLSCKGETRENKALDNRPRRMELLFLGHDLEHHNSRAYMPILASALAKEGINITYSESLSDINSENLDLYDGLIIYANHEEINSEQEKALLNFVEQGNGFIPIHSASFCFKNSEKYIDLVGAQFATHETGTFTAEIIDSTHAAMRNVKEFKTWDETYVHDKIADDITVLMERVEGNYREPYTWVKKYGKGKVFYTALGHDERTWENLEFLNLIKEGILWSVNDNVKQNWEVFVKDMPQLKYEERPNIPNYEKRNPPLKYQLPLAPDESAKLIQVPAGFELQLFAAEPDIINPIAANWDEKGRLWVIETVDYPNTVRDDKGVGDDKIKILEDTNGDGRADKVTVFADKLNIPTSFVFYDGGIIVAQAPQFLFLKDTDGDDKADIKETLIDGWGVFDTHAGPSNLQNGIDNTIYGVVGYSGFSGRIFGKDEQFSQGMYHFDPKKKTFDFLTRTSNNTWGLGITEDNSLFASTANNTHSVYLGIPDKNLKGVEGIPINGSLKIDGHYDMQPITGNIRQVDVFGGFTAAAGHHFYTAREFPSAYFNKVAFVCEPTGGIVHMAKINETGAGYKETDGGNLFASSDEWVSPVEAKVGPDGAVWVLDWYNFIIQHNPTPNVDRGGYNAVNGKGNAYENPLRDKSRGRIYRVVSKASKSNERIVLHKEKPEELINTLSHSNLFWRMTAQRLLVESGDATVLKKLAKLISNTEVDEMGMNPSVLHTLWTLEGLGAIETDPEIYEVVTNSLYHPSAAVRKAAIQILPKTDKTDEAILNGKLLFDKDPKVRLAALLYFTERPPSLQVGNLLYEMSTEKEIVEDPWLSQAVYAAVSSHRKGFMQHIKVDTSITTEKDESGDRHKMNHEDSHWKTMKLPQYIEDAGLDMDGIIWFRKSVAISEELLNRKATISMGPIDDSDVVYINGVKIGGTEQSYADERVYNIASGILKKGENHIAIRVEDTGGGGGIYGKENLMFLALGNEKIALAGDWKYEVEKNLLQKTDDLFSKSSIAEVFAKAHMHKIDDEEKNDDVDERLVIRMRTVKNEMKYDLSEFVVPAGEPVELILENVDFMQHNLVIVKQGTMDKVGEASDKLAADPNGAKQNYVPEMDEVLFATALVDPEQTVTLKFTAPIEPGEYPFICTFPGHWRIMKGVMKVVAN encoded by the coding sequence ATGGGAAATATAAAGAAGGTGTTTTTTAGCTTTTTGGTAATGGGTGTCTTATTCCTGTCCTGTAAAGGGGAAACAAGAGAAAACAAGGCTTTGGACAATCGTCCGCGGAGAATGGAACTATTGTTTTTGGGCCACGATTTAGAGCACCATAATTCTAGGGCCTATATGCCAATTTTGGCTTCAGCTTTAGCCAAGGAAGGAATAAATATTACTTATTCAGAGAGCCTATCGGATATAAATTCTGAAAACCTAGACCTATATGATGGGCTAATCATATATGCTAATCACGAAGAGATCAATAGTGAACAGGAAAAAGCATTGCTCAATTTTGTAGAACAAGGCAATGGGTTCATTCCCATTCATTCGGCCAGTTTTTGTTTTAAGAATTCAGAGAAATATATTGATTTGGTCGGAGCTCAATTCGCAACGCATGAAACTGGAACTTTCACGGCAGAAATAATCGATAGTACACATGCCGCTATGCGAAATGTCAAGGAATTCAAGACTTGGGACGAGACCTATGTACATGATAAGATAGCAGATGATATTACGGTACTGATGGAGCGTGTTGAAGGTAACTATCGTGAACCCTATACCTGGGTAAAAAAATACGGAAAGGGAAAAGTTTTCTACACCGCCCTAGGGCATGATGAGCGGACGTGGGAGAATCTGGAGTTTCTTAACTTGATTAAAGAGGGGATTCTCTGGTCGGTAAACGATAATGTAAAACAAAATTGGGAAGTTTTTGTTAAGGATATGCCTCAATTGAAATATGAAGAAAGGCCGAATATACCCAATTATGAGAAACGGAATCCTCCTTTAAAATATCAGTTGCCGTTAGCACCTGATGAGTCGGCAAAACTAATTCAAGTACCAGCCGGTTTTGAGTTGCAGTTATTTGCTGCTGAACCGGATATAATAAACCCTATTGCCGCAAATTGGGATGAAAAAGGTAGACTGTGGGTTATAGAAACCGTAGATTATCCAAATACGGTTCGTGATGACAAAGGGGTAGGTGACGATAAGATTAAAATATTAGAAGATACTAATGGTGATGGTCGTGCGGATAAGGTAACCGTTTTTGCTGATAAACTTAATATACCCACAAGTTTCGTATTCTATGATGGCGGAATTATAGTTGCCCAAGCGCCCCAATTCTTATTTTTGAAGGATACGGATGGTGATGATAAAGCTGATATTAAAGAGACCCTTATAGATGGGTGGGGAGTTTTTGATACTCATGCAGGACCTTCTAACCTTCAGAACGGAATTGATAATACTATTTATGGGGTAGTTGGTTATTCCGGGTTTTCGGGACGTATTTTTGGTAAAGATGAGCAGTTTTCTCAAGGAATGTATCATTTTGACCCCAAAAAGAAAACCTTCGATTTCTTAACGAGAACCAGTAATAATACATGGGGATTGGGCATAACCGAAGATAATTCACTTTTTGCCTCTACAGCAAATAATACACACAGTGTTTATTTAGGTATTCCGGACAAAAATTTAAAGGGCGTAGAGGGTATACCTATAAATGGAAGTTTAAAAATAGACGGGCATTATGATATGCAACCGATAACAGGAAATATTAGGCAAGTAGATGTTTTTGGTGGATTCACTGCTGCTGCAGGTCACCACTTTTACACCGCTAGAGAGTTTCCTAGTGCTTATTTTAATAAAGTTGCTTTTGTTTGTGAACCCACTGGAGGTATTGTTCATATGGCAAAAATTAATGAAACAGGAGCAGGGTATAAAGAAACGGATGGAGGTAATCTTTTTGCTAGTTCGGATGAGTGGGTATCACCAGTTGAAGCTAAAGTAGGTCCGGACGGTGCCGTATGGGTGTTGGATTGGTATAATTTTATCATTCAACATAATCCTACGCCAAACGTAGACCGAGGTGGCTATAATGCAGTTAACGGAAAGGGAAATGCGTATGAAAATCCTCTTAGGGATAAATCTAGAGGACGTATTTATAGAGTTGTTTCCAAGGCCAGCAAATCAAATGAAAGGATAGTTTTACATAAAGAAAAACCTGAGGAATTGATAAATACACTTTCTCATAGTAATTTGTTCTGGCGTATGACCGCCCAACGCTTGTTGGTTGAAAGTGGCGATGCAACTGTATTGAAAAAGTTAGCCAAATTAATTTCTAATACCGAAGTTGATGAAATGGGTATGAATCCGTCCGTGCTACACACTTTATGGACTTTAGAAGGGTTGGGAGCTATTGAAACAGACCCTGAAATATATGAGGTGGTAACCAATTCATTGTATCACCCTTCTGCAGCGGTGCGCAAAGCAGCTATACAAATATTACCGAAAACGGATAAAACCGATGAGGCCATATTAAACGGAAAACTGTTATTCGATAAAGACCCAAAAGTTCGTTTGGCTGCCTTGCTTTATTTTACGGAGCGCCCCCCTTCATTACAGGTGGGGAACCTACTTTACGAAATGAGTACTGAAAAGGAAATTGTGGAAGACCCATGGCTGTCCCAGGCTGTGTATGCTGCAGTTAGTTCGCATAGAAAGGGGTTTATGCAGCATATTAAAGTTGATACTAGTATTACAACCGAAAAAGACGAAAGTGGAGACAGGCATAAAATGAACCATGAAGATAGTCATTGGAAAACAATGAAATTACCTCAATATATAGAAGATGCCGGGCTGGATATGGACGGAATCATTTGGTTCCGCAAATCGGTTGCCATTTCAGAAGAGCTTTTAAATCGTAAAGCAACCATTTCCATGGGGCCGATTGATGACTCTGATGTTGTCTATATAAACGGCGTTAAGATTGGAGGGACCGAGCAGAGCTATGCGGATGAACGTGTATATAATATAGCTTCAGGGATTTTAAAGAAAGGAGAAAACCACATTGCCATTCGTGTAGAGGACACTGGTGGAGGTGGTGGAATATATGGTAAGGAAAATCTAATGTTTTTAGCCTTAGGAAACGAGAAAATAGCATTGGCCGGAGATTGGAAATATGAAGTGGAAAAAAACCTTTTACAGAAGACAGATGACCTTTTTTCTAAATCCAGCATTGCCGAAGTTTTTGCCAAAGCCCATATGCATAAAATTGATGATGAAGAAAAAAACGATGATGTTGATGAGCGACTTGTAATTAGAATGCGTACGGTTAAGAACGAAATGAAATACGATCTCTCAGAATTTGTTGTGCCAGCGGGCGAACCTGTAGAATTAATTCTGGAGAATGTAGACTTTATGCAGCACAATTTGGTCATTGTAAAACAAGGAACGATGGATAAGGTAGGTGAGGCTTCAGATAAACTGGCAGCGGACCCTAATGGAGCTAAACAAAATTATGTTCCTGAAATGGATGAGGTTCTTTTTGCCACAGCATTGGTTGATCCAGAGCAAACGGTAACCTTAAAATTTACAGCACCCATTGAGCCAGGGGAATATCCGTTTATTTGTACGTTTCCGGGGCACTGGCGCATAATGAAAGGTGTAATGAAGGTTGTAGCTAATTAA
- a CDS encoding sensor histidine kinase: MTTVKDKLKERIKELTCLYEVTSIIANSDFDQLENSLEAIVYCLKNAWQFDQVTQVHLSLDKFTIETEGFSDTMTLMHSDIKVFNQVSGTIKVGYPEDRYFYADFLEEEKDLLNNVTIAIGNLLERKQIRESEAKVKRQMERTDRLHILGEITAGIAHELNTPLANILGFTELLKERVDDSGAIRDLDKIVENAIFSREIVKKLMFFACEMPQEMQPVELNPIIESTLKLLTPSLRAKNIKLTKKFESDDIWLRADKVQFTQVLFNLVMNAIYYSPVKGTVGVSIIEKGKKIQICISDEGDGIDPKIEDKIFEPFFTTKPLGEGSGLGLSVVHGIISSHKGTIQHKPNKPKGTVFVLDFPKL; this comes from the coding sequence ATGACTACTGTTAAAGACAAATTAAAAGAGCGTATAAAGGAGTTGACCTGTCTGTATGAGGTAACTTCCATAATTGCAAATTCCGACTTTGATCAACTGGAAAATTCCTTAGAGGCCATTGTATATTGTCTTAAAAATGCGTGGCAGTTTGATCAAGTTACCCAAGTACATTTAAGTTTGGACAAATTTACTATTGAAACAGAAGGTTTTAGTGATACTATGACTTTAATGCATTCCGATATTAAAGTTTTTAATCAGGTAAGTGGTACTATTAAAGTAGGATATCCAGAGGACAGATATTTTTATGCAGATTTTTTAGAAGAGGAAAAAGACCTTCTAAATAATGTTACCATAGCTATTGGTAACCTGTTGGAAAGGAAACAAATACGGGAGAGTGAAGCCAAAGTAAAGCGTCAAATGGAACGTACGGACAGGCTTCATATTTTAGGTGAAATTACAGCGGGCATCGCACACGAGCTCAACACACCATTAGCTAATATTTTAGGTTTTACGGAACTACTAAAAGAAAGAGTAGATGATTCAGGTGCCATACGTGACCTTGATAAAATTGTTGAGAATGCCATATTTAGCCGTGAGATAGTAAAAAAGCTAATGTTCTTTGCATGCGAGATGCCACAGGAAATGCAACCGGTAGAGCTTAACCCTATTATAGAAAGTACATTAAAACTATTGACACCTTCATTACGTGCCAAAAATATAAAGCTTACCAAAAAGTTTGAATCAGATGATATTTGGTTGCGGGCAGATAAAGTTCAGTTTACACAAGTACTTTTTAATTTGGTTATGAATGCCATTTATTATTCTCCGGTTAAAGGAACCGTTGGAGTATCTATCATAGAAAAAGGTAAGAAAATTCAAATTTGTATTTCTGATGAAGGTGATGGGATAGACCCAAAGATTGAGGATAAGATTTTTGAACCGTTTTTTACTACCAAACCTTTGGGAGAAGGTTCTGGACTAGGTCTAAGTGTTGTTCACGGTATAATTAGTAGTCATAAAGGCACGATTCAACATAAACCCAACAAACCAAAAGGAACGGTTTTCGTTCTAGATTTTCCTAAATTGTAA
- a CDS encoding PAS domain S-box protein, whose product MERISKKSKSKIPYHEIFIEQAPSAIAMFDRDMCYLATSNRWVEDYGLQSMELVGICHYDIFPEIGEDSKQLHKECIDKAIDVFDEIPFKFKDGTVKWLSFNIHPWYISKGKVGGLFIHTVDITPNKEDELKKVRTEDIFSKTKQIAKIGTWEVNLATNKVFWSKMTRKIHEVEESYKPNLEDGINFYEEKHSRQKLQSCVQDAIEKGTSFDLELEFFTAKQNHRWVRVIGKPEMSDDGYSSRIFGIMQDISDAKSSKFELDQAHAQLRAIYNSESTAIFSTDSTGTINHFNKGAEILLGYSASEMEGKQNPMGFLLIDEVNKFRRDLALLYGKNPENFSHYKNLTNEDVNDTREWTYVRKDGSTLSVMGTVSAVKNKLGNNIGYIAVSTDISEIKQYQNELLAKNQLLTFAEQMTMMGHWQWSLSDNTCKWSKSLYTIAEMDEDIDPLFSTFFNMVHPEDQPLISERVSDALRDKEFDSCTVRLITTTGKVRSVHIAGVVITNTKGEPVELIGTTQDVTDIKMAEKKFRGLLESAPDAMVIINEEGTIQLINKQTETLFKYTPDEVIKESVETLIPNILPSIKAAKFSNHTRQIGIIDKLFAVRKNGQKIAVQISMAPVQWEEGLIISLAIRDITKQRSAERKILKAKENLETLAHKLTNQNRQLADFTHITSHNLRSPVSNLNSLLDIYRTTDDELLRASLFEKFETVINHLTLTLNTLVEALKTKNPHSEEDIKEIQFEKVLSKTKDVLAGEILKTGAIIKADFSKCSKIEYHKIYLDSIFLNLVSNAIKYKSKNRKPVIEIESIIQDGKIMLEFKDNGLGIDLEQHGHKLFGLNKVFHRHPDAKGVGLFLTKSQIEAMDGTIYATSKVNVGTTFTINFN is encoded by the coding sequence TTGGAAAGAATCTCTAAAAAATCGAAGTCAAAAATACCATACCACGAAATATTTATTGAACAGGCCCCTTCCGCAATTGCTATGTTCGATAGGGATATGTGTTATTTAGCTACATCTAACCGTTGGGTAGAAGACTATGGCCTACAGAGCATGGAACTTGTTGGTATTTGTCATTATGATATATTCCCAGAAATAGGCGAAGATTCAAAACAGCTTCATAAAGAATGTATTGATAAGGCTATTGATGTATTTGATGAAATTCCTTTTAAATTTAAAGATGGTACCGTAAAATGGCTTTCTTTTAATATTCATCCTTGGTATATTTCCAAAGGTAAAGTTGGAGGCCTTTTCATTCATACTGTAGACATTACTCCTAACAAGGAAGATGAATTAAAAAAGGTTAGAACTGAAGATATTTTTTCAAAAACAAAACAAATTGCCAAAATAGGCACTTGGGAAGTAAACCTTGCTACGAACAAAGTCTTTTGGAGCAAAATGACGCGAAAAATTCATGAGGTCGAGGAAAGCTACAAGCCTAACCTAGAGGACGGCATCAACTTTTACGAGGAAAAACATAGCCGACAAAAACTACAGAGCTGCGTACAAGACGCTATTGAAAAAGGTACTTCATTTGATCTTGAACTTGAATTCTTTACGGCAAAACAAAATCATAGATGGGTTCGTGTTATTGGAAAACCTGAGATGAGTGACGATGGATATAGTAGCCGCATATTTGGAATTATGCAGGATATTAGCGATGCTAAATCATCAAAATTTGAACTAGACCAAGCCCACGCCCAATTAAGAGCCATATATAACTCAGAATCTACTGCCATTTTTTCTACTGATAGTACTGGAACCATAAATCATTTTAACAAAGGTGCAGAAATACTTTTAGGGTATTCCGCATCAGAAATGGAAGGTAAACAAAACCCCATGGGGTTTCTTCTTATAGATGAAGTAAATAAATTTAGAAGAGATCTTGCCCTTTTATACGGAAAAAATCCCGAGAATTTTAGTCATTATAAAAACTTAACCAATGAAGATGTTAATGACACCAGGGAATGGACCTATGTTCGTAAAGACGGCTCCACACTATCTGTTATGGGTACGGTCTCTGCCGTTAAAAATAAGTTAGGAAATAACATTGGCTATATTGCTGTATCAACAGATATTTCTGAAATAAAGCAATATCAAAATGAACTTCTGGCTAAAAACCAACTACTGACATTCGCTGAACAAATGACCATGATGGGGCATTGGCAGTGGAGTTTATCAGATAACACCTGTAAGTGGTCCAAAAGTCTGTATACTATTGCTGAAATGGACGAAGATATAGATCCGTTATTCAGCACGTTTTTCAACATGGTACACCCAGAAGATCAACCACTAATCTCGGAACGCGTTTCAGATGCATTGCGTGACAAGGAATTTGATAGCTGTACCGTACGTTTAATCACTACTACAGGAAAAGTGCGTTCTGTTCATATAGCTGGCGTTGTTATTACCAATACCAAAGGCGAACCTGTAGAGCTAATTGGAACCACGCAAGACGTCACAGATATTAAAATGGCCGAAAAGAAATTTAGAGGTCTTTTAGAATCTGCTCCGGACGCCATGGTTATCATAAATGAAGAAGGTACTATTCAACTTATAAACAAACAGACAGAAACCTTATTTAAATACACTCCTGATGAAGTAATAAAGGAATCTGTAGAAACTCTTATCCCCAATATATTACCTTCTATAAAAGCTGCCAAGTTTTCTAACCATACAAGACAAATTGGTATCATAGATAAACTTTTTGCTGTTAGAAAAAATGGTCAAAAAATAGCCGTGCAAATAAGTATGGCCCCTGTGCAATGGGAAGAAGGACTAATCATATCTCTTGCCATACGTGATATTACAAAACAAAGGTCTGCAGAAAGAAAAATTTTAAAGGCAAAAGAAAATCTTGAAACCCTAGCGCACAAACTAACAAACCAGAATAGGCAGCTTGCAGATTTTACACATATAACTTCGCATAATTTGCGTTCTCCGGTAAGTAATCTTAACTCACTCTTAGATATCTATAGAACAACAGACGATGAGTTGCTCCGGGCAAGTTTGTTCGAAAAATTTGAAACCGTAATAAATCATCTCACCTTAACACTAAATACATTAGTTGAAGCGTTAAAAACAAAGAATCCACATTCTGAGGAAGATATTAAAGAAATTCAATTTGAAAAAGTATTGAGTAAAACCAAAGATGTTTTAGCTGGTGAAATATTGAAAACAGGGGCTATCATTAAGGCTGATTTCTCTAAATGCTCAAAAATTGAGTATCACAAAATATATTTGGATAGCATTTTTTTAAACCTGGTTAGTAATGCTATAAAATACAAATCTAAAAATCGCAAACCAGTAATAGAAATAGAATCTATCATTCAAGATGGTAAAATAATGTTAGAATTTAAGGACAATGGTTTAGGCATAGATTTAGAGCAACACGGCCATAAATTGTTTGGATTAAATAAAGTTTTCCATAGACATCCAGATGCCAAAGGTGTTGGTTTGTTTCTAACCAAATCTCAAATAGAGGCTATGGACGGAACCATTTACGCAACCAGTAAAGTAAATGTAGGTACTACGTTTACAATAAATTTTAATTGA